In a genomic window of Thermosynechococcus sp. CL-1:
- the accB gene encoding acetyl-CoA carboxylase biotin carboxyl carrier protein, with amino-acid sequence MELDLNQVRELLLMFDQTSVTELNLKSGELELQLRKREQLSGSAPVVVAPAPASTVTPTPVPPPAVTADPEPTPPAANRKTVDIVAPMVGTFYRAPAPDEPPFVEVGDTVKKGQVVCIIEAMKLMNEIEAEVNGQVVEILVQNAEPIEYGQTLMRILPN; translated from the coding sequence GTGGAGCTTGACCTCAACCAAGTACGCGAACTGCTACTAATGTTCGACCAAACCAGCGTCACCGAACTCAACCTTAAGAGTGGCGAACTGGAACTTCAACTCCGCAAGCGTGAGCAGCTCAGTGGCAGCGCCCCTGTGGTTGTGGCTCCAGCTCCTGCATCAACCGTCACGCCCACCCCTGTGCCCCCGCCAGCCGTCACTGCCGATCCGGAACCGACGCCACCCGCCGCCAACCGTAAAACCGTGGATATTGTGGCGCCAATGGTAGGAACCTTTTATCGTGCCCCCGCTCCCGATGAACCCCCCTTTGTCGAAGTGGGGGACACAGTGAAAAAAGGCCAAGTGGTTTGCATCATTGAAGCCATGAAGCTGATGAATGAAATTGAAGCCGAAGTCAATGGCCAAGTGGTCGAAATTCTGGTGCAAAATGCTGAACCAATTGAGTATGGTCAAACCTTAATGCGCATTTTGCCTAACTAA
- the petJ gene encoding cytochrome c6 PetJ, which translates to MKKLFICVCAIAIALFVNLTPAAFAADLANGAKVFSGNCAACHMGGGNVVMANKTLKKEALEQFGMYSEDAIIYQVQHGKNAMPAFAGRLTDEQIQDVAAYVLDQAAKGWAG; encoded by the coding sequence TTGAAAAAGCTATTCATTTGTGTTTGCGCGATCGCGATCGCGCTGTTTGTCAACCTCACCCCTGCGGCCTTTGCGGCAGATTTAGCCAATGGTGCCAAAGTCTTTAGCGGCAACTGTGCAGCCTGTCACATGGGGGGTGGCAATGTGGTGATGGCCAACAAAACCCTGAAAAAAGAAGCCCTTGAGCAATTTGGTATGTACTCCGAGGATGCCATTATCTACCAAGTGCAGCACGGCAAAAATGCCATGCCCGCTTTTGCTGGTCGTCTCACCGATGAACAAATTCAGGATGTAGCCGCCTACGTGCTCGATCAAGCTGCCAAGGGTTGGGCAGGCTAA
- a CDS encoding peroxiredoxin family protein — protein MAVQLPFFTSTNFSGLFNERFWQNAWPLPPQNQLQRGELVPDVELPGVGLTVPVRLSTVWKEQPLLLVFTRIFTEHQYCPLCYPYLKALNANYEAFQGKGVAVLVVTSTDAQQSEKVKADMALKMPLLYDPSCQVFRKYRTGQALGAPLPAQFLIDQEGKLRYKHLFSFLEPNAPLERLFQEIDALRATVATAA, from the coding sequence ATGGCTGTTCAATTACCGTTTTTTACCTCCACCAACTTCAGTGGCCTCTTTAATGAGCGGTTTTGGCAGAATGCGTGGCCACTACCGCCCCAAAATCAACTGCAGCGGGGTGAACTAGTGCCTGATGTGGAACTACCCGGCGTAGGACTAACCGTGCCCGTGCGCCTTTCAACGGTGTGGAAAGAGCAGCCGCTCCTACTGGTGTTTACCCGTATCTTTACGGAGCATCAGTACTGTCCGCTGTGCTACCCCTATCTCAAGGCCTTGAATGCAAACTATGAAGCATTTCAAGGCAAGGGAGTGGCCGTTCTTGTGGTCACTAGTACCGATGCCCAGCAAAGTGAAAAGGTCAAGGCGGATATGGCTCTAAAGATGCCCCTGCTCTATGACCCCAGTTGCCAAGTCTTTCGCAAATACCGCACGGGTCAAGCCTTGGGGGCACCGCTACCGGCGCAGTTTCTCATTGATCAGGAAGGCAAGCTGCGCTACAAGCATCTCTTCTCGTTTTTAGAACCCAATGCTCCCCTAGAGCGCTTGTTTCAGGAAATTGACGCCCTGAGGGCAACAGTGGCAACAGCAGCTTAG
- a CDS encoding glucose-1-phosphate adenylyltransferase, with the protein MKRVLAIILGGGAGTRLYPLTKRRAKPAVPLAGKYRLIDIPVSNCINSEINNIYVLTQFNSASLNRHIARTYTFPGLTGGFVEVLAAQQTPENPNWFQGTADAVRQYLWLLADWDVDEYLILSGDHLYRMDYRLFVQRHRETGADITLSVLPVDEKAASGFGLIKVDGTGRVIEFREKPSGDALRDMRVDTTRYGLSAEEAHRKPYIASMGIYVFKRQVLIDLLQQMADATDFGKEIIPAAARSHLVQTYVFNGYWEDIGTIGSFYEANLALTQQPQPPFSFYDENAPIYTRPRYLPPSKILSCTITESIISEGCILKECQVHHSVLGVRSRVESGCVIDHSLLMGADYYQDSAQRSQLLLQHKIPIGIGANSVIRGAIVDKNACIGRDVKIINKDHVEESNREDQGFYIRSGVVVIIKNAAIPDGMVI; encoded by the coding sequence ATGAAACGAGTCTTGGCGATTATCCTTGGGGGCGGTGCCGGCACACGTCTCTATCCCTTGACCAAGCGTCGAGCCAAGCCTGCGGTTCCCCTTGCTGGAAAATATCGCCTCATTGATATTCCTGTGAGCAATTGCATCAACTCCGAAATTAATAACATTTACGTCCTTACCCAATTCAACTCGGCCTCCCTCAACCGTCATATTGCTCGTACCTATACCTTCCCCGGCTTGACGGGCGGCTTTGTCGAAGTCCTAGCAGCCCAACAAACCCCAGAAAATCCCAACTGGTTTCAAGGCACTGCTGATGCGGTGCGTCAATACCTGTGGCTGTTGGCCGATTGGGACGTGGATGAATACCTGATTCTTTCAGGAGATCACCTCTACCGCATGGACTATCGCCTGTTTGTGCAGCGCCATCGCGAAACGGGCGCCGATATTACCCTCTCCGTCTTGCCCGTCGATGAAAAAGCCGCCTCTGGCTTTGGCTTGATTAAGGTAGATGGCACAGGGCGAGTCATTGAATTCCGCGAAAAACCCAGCGGTGATGCCCTACGGGATATGCGCGTGGACACAACCCGCTATGGCCTTAGTGCCGAGGAAGCCCATCGCAAACCCTACATTGCCTCAATGGGGATTTATGTCTTTAAGCGGCAAGTGCTGATTGATCTGCTGCAACAGATGGCCGATGCCACGGACTTTGGCAAGGAAATCATTCCCGCCGCGGCCCGTTCTCATCTTGTCCAAACCTACGTCTTTAATGGCTACTGGGAAGATATTGGCACAATCGGCTCCTTCTACGAAGCCAACCTTGCGCTTACCCAACAACCCCAACCGCCCTTTAGCTTCTACGACGAAAACGCCCCTATCTACACCCGTCCCCGCTACTTGCCCCCCAGCAAGATTCTCAGTTGCACCATCACCGAGTCCATTATTAGTGAGGGCTGTATCCTCAAGGAATGTCAAGTCCACCATTCCGTCTTGGGGGTGCGATCGCGCGTAGAATCCGGTTGTGTCATTGATCATTCCCTGCTGATGGGCGCCGACTACTACCAAGACTCGGCGCAGCGCAGCCAGCTCCTGTTGCAACATAAAATTCCCATCGGCATTGGTGCCAACAGTGTCATTCGCGGGGCAATTGTCGATAAAAATGCCTGCATTGGCCGCGATGTCAAAATCATCAACAAAGACCATGTTGAAGAATCCAACCGTGAGGATCAAGGATTTTATATCCGCAGCGGGGTGGTGGTGATTATCAAAAATGCCGCGATTCCCGATGGTATGGTTATCTAA
- the psbV gene encoding photosystem II cytochrome c-550 produces MLKKCIWLAVALCLCLWQLTLGTALAAELTPDVLTVPLNSEGKTITLTEKQYFEGKRLFQYACASCHVGGITKTNPNLDLRTETLALATPPRDNIEGLVDYMKNPTTYDGEQEIAEVHPSLRSADIFPKMRNLTEKDLVAIAGHILVEPKILGDKWGGGKIYY; encoded by the coding sequence ATGTTAAAAAAATGCATTTGGCTTGCGGTCGCCCTTTGCCTCTGCCTCTGGCAACTGACCCTAGGTACAGCACTGGCCGCTGAACTGACCCCTGACGTCCTGACCGTTCCCCTCAACAGTGAAGGAAAAACCATTACCCTGACGGAAAAGCAATACTTTGAGGGTAAGCGTCTCTTCCAGTATGCTTGCGCCTCCTGCCATGTGGGGGGGATCACCAAAACCAACCCCAATTTGGATTTGCGCACTGAAACCCTGGCTTTGGCCACACCGCCACGGGATAACATCGAAGGCTTGGTGGACTATATGAAAAACCCCACCACCTACGATGGCGAGCAGGAAATTGCTGAGGTGCACCCCAGTTTGCGCAGTGCCGACATTTTCCCGAAAATGCGCAATCTGACGGAGAAAGATTTGGTGGCGATTGCCGGTCACATCCTCGTCGAACCCAAGATTCTTGGGGATAAATGGGGAGGCGGTAAAATTTACTACTAG
- a CDS encoding translation initiation factor IF-2, whose protein sequence is MGFVDMAIADLAADYGVSVETVCGLCDRLGIRYTSPQTRLPLEDAKAIILALTDSATPTDQRDTSPHS, encoded by the coding sequence ATGGGATTTGTGGATATGGCGATCGCTGATTTGGCAGCGGACTACGGCGTCTCGGTCGAAACCGTCTGTGGGTTGTGCGATCGCTTGGGTATTCGCTATACCAGTCCGCAAACGCGCCTGCCCCTTGAAGATGCCAAAGCAATCATTTTGGCTTTGACGGACTCTGCTACACCGACCGATCAACGGGACACGTCACCGCACTCGTAA
- a CDS encoding FGGY-family carbohydrate kinase — MAVIALGIDFGTSGARAIAIDPEGKILATARRPLHQPERPQEWAATLRALILDIPSAIRQQIQRIAIDATSSTVFLCDAQGQPCSPVLLYNDDRAQNHVQTLRQILTTDHLVLSATSSLVKLLWLQTHYPTVNAVLVHQADWLAFLLHGQLGISDWHNALKLGYDPAQEAYPDWFSHPTLASLQPLLPKVIPPGTVLGKVTATDLGLSLECEVCAGTTDSIAAFLASGASQVGEAVTSLGSTLVLKLLSASRVEDLAAGIYSHRLGDRSSRAVGDRWLVGGASNCGAAILAQFFTPAELERLSAQIDVNQPTGLDYYPLLKRGERFPINDPHLEPRLEPRPDDPRLFLQGLLESLSRIEAQGYQQLQRLGASPLKRVWTAGGGARNPAWLALRQQYLGVPVAVSPQTEAAYGTARLAQAGLNFN, encoded by the coding sequence ATGGCGGTCATCGCACTGGGGATTGATTTTGGTACCTCGGGGGCGCGGGCGATCGCCATCGATCCTGAAGGCAAGATTCTCGCCACTGCCCGTCGTCCGTTGCACCAGCCCGAACGCCCCCAAGAATGGGCGGCAACTCTGCGGGCGTTGATTTTAGATATTCCAAGCGCTATCCGTCAGCAAATTCAGCGGATTGCTATTGATGCCACCTCTAGCACCGTTTTCCTCTGTGATGCTCAGGGGCAGCCCTGCTCACCCGTTCTCCTCTATAACGACGATCGCGCCCAGAATCACGTTCAAACCCTGCGGCAGATTTTAACCACGGATCACCTTGTCCTGAGTGCCACCAGTAGTCTCGTTAAGCTGTTGTGGCTCCAGACCCACTACCCCACGGTCAACGCTGTTTTGGTACACCAAGCGGATTGGCTGGCCTTTTTGCTCCATGGTCAATTGGGCATTTCCGACTGGCACAATGCCCTGAAGTTGGGCTATGACCCGGCACAGGAAGCTTACCCCGACTGGTTCAGCCACCCCACGCTTGCGTCCTTGCAGCCCCTGCTCCCTAAGGTCATTCCCCCCGGTACAGTTCTGGGAAAGGTCACAGCCACCGATTTAGGCTTGTCTTTAGAGTGTGAGGTGTGTGCCGGTACCACCGATAGCATTGCCGCCTTTTTAGCGAGTGGTGCCTCGCAGGTGGGTGAGGCGGTGACATCTTTGGGGTCAACCCTTGTGCTCAAGCTCTTGAGTGCCTCTAGGGTAGAGGATTTGGCAGCAGGTATCTACAGTCATCGCTTGGGCGATCGCAGCTCGCGCGCCGTAGGCGATCGCTGGCTGGTGGGGGGTGCCTCCAACTGTGGCGCCGCAATTTTAGCCCAGTTTTTTACCCCAGCGGAACTAGAGCGCCTCAGCGCCCAAATCGATGTCAATCAACCCACGGGGTTGGACTACTATCCTCTGCTCAAGCGGGGTGAGCGCTTTCCTATCAACGATCCGCATCTTGAACCGCGCCTAGAACCCCGACCCGACGACCCTCGCCTCTTTTTGCAGGGACTTCTCGAAAGTCTCAGCCGCATTGAAGCCCAAGGCTATCAACAATTACAACGTCTGGGTGCCTCGCCCTTGAAACGGGTCTGGACGGCGGGGGGCGGTGCCCGTAATCCCGCATGGTTAGCCCTCCGCCAGCAATACCTAGGGGTTCCCGTGGCCGTTTCACCTCAAACAGAGGCCGCCTATGGAACAGCTCGTCTGGCTCAAGCAGGCCTGAATTTTAACTAG
- a CDS encoding NAD(P)H-quinone oxidoreductase subunit H produces MPTIETRTEPMVINMGPHHPSMHGVLRLMVTLDGEDVIDCEPVIGYLHRGMEKIAENRTNIMFIPYVSRWDYAAGMFNEAVTVNAPEKLAGIPVPKRASYIRVIMLELNRIANHLLWLGPFLADVGAQTPFFYIFREREYIYDLFEAATGMRFINNNYFRMGGVAADLTYGWVTKCRDFCDYFLPKVDEYERLITNNPIFVRRLQGVGKISREDAINWGLSGPMLRASGVKWDLRKVDHYECYDDFDWDVPVATEGDCLARYIVRIQEMRESVKIIRQALDGLPGGPYENLEAKRMLEGAKSEWNGFDYQYIGKKLAPTFKIPKGEHYVRVESGKGELGIYLIGDDNVFPWRWKIRPPDFNNLQVLPQLLKGMKVADIVAILGSIDVIMGSVDR; encoded by the coding sequence ATGCCCACGATAGAGACTCGCACAGAACCCATGGTCATCAACATGGGGCCGCACCATCCCTCAATGCACGGGGTTTTGCGGTTAATGGTGACCCTTGATGGCGAAGATGTCATTGACTGTGAGCCGGTGATTGGCTACCTCCATCGCGGCATGGAGAAAATTGCTGAAAACCGCACCAACATTATGTTCATCCCCTACGTGAGTCGTTGGGACTACGCCGCCGGGATGTTTAACGAAGCGGTCACCGTCAACGCTCCCGAAAAGTTGGCTGGTATTCCTGTGCCCAAACGCGCCAGCTATATCCGCGTGATCATGTTGGAGTTGAACCGCATTGCCAATCACCTGCTGTGGTTAGGCCCCTTCTTGGCGGATGTCGGTGCCCAGACGCCCTTTTTCTACATCTTCCGTGAGCGGGAATACATCTACGATCTCTTTGAAGCCGCCACAGGCATGCGCTTCATCAACAACAACTACTTCCGCATGGGGGGAGTGGCCGCCGACCTCACCTATGGCTGGGTAACCAAGTGCCGCGACTTTTGCGATTACTTCCTGCCCAAAGTGGATGAGTACGAGCGCCTGATCACCAACAACCCCATCTTTGTGCGCCGCTTACAGGGGGTGGGCAAAATTAGCCGTGAGGATGCCATCAACTGGGGGCTATCGGGGCCGATGCTCCGTGCCTCTGGGGTGAAGTGGGATCTGCGCAAGGTGGATCACTACGAGTGCTATGACGACTTTGACTGGGATGTACCCGTGGCCACCGAAGGTGATTGCCTTGCCCGCTACATTGTCCGTATTCAAGAAATGCGCGAGTCGGTGAAGATCATTCGCCAAGCCTTGGATGGTTTGCCCGGTGGTCCTTATGAAAACCTCGAAGCCAAGCGGATGTTGGAGGGTGCCAAGTCGGAATGGAATGGCTTTGACTATCAGTACATTGGCAAGAAGCTGGCTCCCACCTTCAAAATTCCCAAAGGCGAACACTATGTGCGGGTTGAATCGGGGAAAGGGGAGCTAGGGATTTACCTGATTGGGGATGATAATGTCTTCCCTTGGCGCTGGAAGATTCGGCCACCGGATTTCAATAATCTGCAAGTGCTGCCCCAGTTGCTGAAGGGGATGAAAGTGGCGGATATTGTTGCTATCCTTGGCAGTATCGATGTGATTATGGGATCCGTCGATCGCTAG
- a CDS encoding NifU family protein, whose translation MAATLELSQENVEKVLDELRPYLMADGGNVELVEIEGPVVRLRLQGACGSCPSSTMTLRMGIERKLKEAIPEIAEVQQVL comes from the coding sequence ATGGCTGCAACCCTTGAACTAAGTCAAGAAAACGTCGAAAAAGTCCTTGATGAACTGCGCCCCTATTTGATGGCCGACGGCGGTAATGTCGAACTTGTGGAAATTGAAGGACCTGTGGTACGGCTGCGCTTACAGGGTGCCTGTGGCTCTTGTCCTAGTTCGACGATGACGCTGCGCATGGGGATTGAGCGCAAGTTGAAAGAAGCCATTCCGGAAATTGCAGAAGTGCAGCAGGTTCTCTAA
- a CDS encoding GTP-binding protein, which yields MIERSPANSLLKELQGTIDDLEDYQSARSYEAAKSALEKLLFECKATGSEKASLARAIADLEAMLDKLHYGVVQIAVFGMVGRGKSSLLNALLGEPYFATGPIHGVTQEEASALWQISEAQRGNPIRLIDTPGLDEVNGAAREQLAREVAAQADLILFVIAGDLTRLEYQALSELRQVGKPMILVFNKVDQYPEADREAIYAKLRDERVKELLSPEEIVMVAAAPLVPQVNRDRQGRVQVKMTVGAPQVEPLKQKILEVLNREGKALIALNSMLFANKVSEELARYKLELRDQEANQLIWKGAVAKALAIALNPVTVLDMVSSAVIDLTTIQLLSRLYSIELTEAGAKELLQTIALAMGSISLGEFAVNLGLSSLKGLLGLATPMSGGIALGPYLSVAMTQAGIAGFASYTMGQVAKTYFANGAGWGTAGPKTVVQQILSQLDQRHILNRLKSEIQAQLYPS from the coding sequence GTGATAGAGCGATCGCCAGCGAATTCCCTCCTAAAGGAACTTCAAGGCACGATTGATGACCTTGAGGACTACCAAAGCGCCCGTAGCTACGAAGCGGCCAAGAGTGCCCTTGAAAAATTACTGTTCGAGTGCAAAGCCACTGGCAGCGAAAAAGCCTCCCTCGCCCGCGCGATCGCTGACCTCGAAGCAATGCTCGACAAGCTCCACTATGGTGTCGTGCAAATTGCCGTCTTTGGTATGGTGGGGCGGGGAAAGTCCTCTCTACTAAATGCGCTGCTAGGGGAACCCTACTTTGCGACTGGGCCGATTCATGGCGTCACTCAAGAAGAAGCCAGTGCCCTGTGGCAAATTTCGGAAGCCCAGCGGGGTAATCCCATCCGCCTCATTGATACACCGGGGTTAGACGAAGTCAATGGCGCCGCACGGGAGCAACTAGCACGAGAGGTAGCAGCTCAAGCGGATTTGATTCTCTTTGTTATTGCTGGCGACTTGACCCGTCTTGAATATCAAGCCCTCAGTGAATTGCGGCAGGTAGGCAAGCCAATGATTCTGGTTTTTAACAAAGTGGATCAGTATCCAGAGGCTGACCGGGAAGCAATCTATGCCAAACTCCGCGATGAGCGCGTCAAAGAACTCCTCTCCCCCGAAGAGATTGTCATGGTAGCAGCAGCGCCCCTTGTCCCCCAAGTGAACCGCGATCGCCAAGGCCGAGTACAGGTGAAAATGACCGTCGGTGCCCCCCAAGTGGAACCCCTGAAGCAAAAGATCTTGGAGGTGCTCAATCGCGAAGGGAAGGCCCTGATTGCCCTGAACTCAATGCTTTTTGCCAATAAAGTCAGTGAAGAATTAGCCCGCTACAAGCTGGAACTGCGGGATCAGGAGGCCAACCAACTGATTTGGAAAGGAGCTGTCGCCAAGGCGCTGGCGATCGCCCTCAACCCCGTCACCGTGCTCGATATGGTCAGCAGTGCCGTCATTGACTTGACCACAATTCAACTGCTCTCGCGCCTCTACAGCATTGAACTCACAGAAGCAGGCGCCAAGGAGCTATTACAAACAATCGCCCTCGCCATGGGCAGCATCAGTTTAGGGGAATTTGCTGTCAACTTAGGACTCAGTTCCCTCAAGGGACTGTTGGGATTAGCTACGCCCATGAGTGGCGGCATTGCCCTTGGCCCTTACCTCTCAGTCGCCATGACCCAAGCGGGGATTGCTGGCTTTGCCTCCTATACGATGGGACAAGTAGCCAAAACCTACTTTGCCAACGGCGCAGGCTGGGGAACGGCTGGGCCGAAAACCGTAGTGCAACAAATCCTCAGTCAGTTGGATCAGCGCCATATTCTCAATCGGCTGAAGTCAGAAATTCAAGCCCAACTCTACCCTAGTTAA
- the efp gene encoding elongation factor P, translating into MISSNDFRPGVSIELDGAVWRVVEFLHVKPGKGSAFVRTKLKNVQTGNVIERTFRAGETVPQATLEKRTMQHTYKDGEDYVFMDMESYEEARLTPAQMGDRAKYLKEGMEVNIVKWGEQVLEVELPNSVVLEVVQTDPGVKGDTATGGSKPAIVETGAQVMVPLFISVGERIRIDTRSDTYLGRE; encoded by the coding sequence ATGATTTCCAGTAATGATTTTCGCCCCGGTGTAAGTATTGAGCTGGATGGTGCCGTCTGGCGAGTCGTCGAATTTTTGCACGTCAAACCCGGTAAAGGCTCAGCCTTTGTGCGAACAAAGCTAAAGAATGTACAAACGGGCAACGTGATTGAGCGCACCTTCCGCGCCGGCGAGACCGTTCCCCAAGCCACCCTTGAAAAACGCACCATGCAGCATACCTACAAAGATGGCGAAGACTATGTCTTTATGGACATGGAAAGCTATGAGGAGGCTCGCCTCACGCCCGCACAAATGGGCGATCGCGCCAAGTATCTCAAAGAAGGAATGGAAGTCAATATTGTCAAATGGGGTGAGCAAGTCCTTGAGGTGGAGCTACCCAACTCCGTTGTTTTAGAAGTGGTGCAAACCGATCCGGGGGTTAAAGGGGATACCGCCACCGGTGGCTCGAAACCCGCCATTGTCGAAACCGGTGCCCAAGTCATGGTACCGTTATTTATCTCTGTCGGCGAGCGGATTCGCATTGATACTCGCTCAGATACATATCTTGGCCGCGAATAG
- a CDS encoding CRR6 family NdhI maturation factor yields the protein MAIAIQLTPDQIDRLDVSPLQQVLAPLIAEQRLLDHHQALRFTIDYPRPADEPDLELSELPAVRLWFIRADVCYPWLPYLLDWSAGELVRYGAMLVPHEFHPQQGIIFNPQALDIFVMAKVFTLWQWLQGQGYPAAEKIKGMAAMFGYELDTALFDLLEF from the coding sequence GTGGCGATCGCGATCCAGTTAACGCCAGATCAAATTGATCGTCTTGATGTATCTCCCCTGCAACAAGTCCTTGCTCCCCTGATTGCAGAGCAGCGGCTTCTAGATCATCACCAAGCACTGCGTTTTACAATTGACTATCCCCGGCCAGCCGATGAACCTGATTTAGAACTTTCGGAATTGCCAGCTGTGCGCCTTTGGTTCATTCGTGCTGATGTCTGCTACCCATGGTTGCCCTACTTATTGGATTGGTCAGCGGGTGAACTGGTGCGCTATGGGGCAATGCTGGTGCCCCACGAATTTCATCCGCAGCAGGGTATTATCTTCAACCCCCAAGCCCTTGATATTTTTGTGATGGCCAAGGTCTTTACCCTTTGGCAATGGCTTCAGGGACAGGGCTATCCTGCTGCTGAAAAAATTAAAGGCATGGCGGCAATGTTTGGCTATGAGCTAGATACGGCTCTTTTTGACCTCCTTGAGTTTTGA
- the psbV2 gene encoding photosystem II cytochrome PsbV2: MHQPHSRLRPVVWLCSGLLFLLLGWAIAPATALAASGVDNYVIQYLKVTDTVELPLNDRGETKTFTAADLTRGKRLFEENCKNCHVGGSTLPNPLVSLSLKDLKGATPPRDTIASLVAFQRSPMSYDGSEESYSCRRVSEDWLTTKQLETLAAFILRAAAVAPGWGVESFPDSVP, encoded by the coding sequence ATGCACCAACCTCACTCTCGGCTTCGGCCTGTTGTCTGGCTCTGCAGTGGCCTACTGTTCTTGCTGCTGGGCTGGGCGATCGCCCCGGCAACGGCGCTGGCGGCCTCTGGGGTCGATAACTATGTGATCCAATACCTGAAGGTCACAGATACGGTGGAACTGCCCCTCAATGACCGCGGTGAGACCAAAACCTTCACAGCAGCGGATCTGACCCGTGGCAAGCGGCTCTTTGAGGAAAACTGCAAAAACTGTCATGTCGGTGGCAGCACGTTACCCAATCCTTTGGTGTCCCTCTCTCTGAAGGATCTCAAGGGGGCAACGCCGCCACGGGATACGATCGCCAGCCTCGTTGCTTTCCAGCGATCGCCGATGTCCTACGATGGCAGCGAAGAGAGTTATTCCTGCCGCCGCGTGAGTGAGGACTGGTTGACCACGAAACAGCTGGAGACCTTAGCTGCCTTTATTTTGCGAGCGGCAGCCGTAGCCCCCGGTTGGGGCGTAGAAAGCTTTCCGGACAGTGTCCCCTAG